The Labrus mixtus chromosome 14, fLabMix1.1, whole genome shotgun sequence nucleotide sequence ATTGAATGTCCAGGTGTGGCTAAATCAATCAGTAGCTGATAGACATCGTGTCAGTCCTGTCTTCACTTTTCTGTTCTTCGTTGTATCTAGGGATGCACTGAGTCTTATTTGATTCCTAGAATTGATATGAAATATGTAGACGAGCAGAATAAGCTGATGTCAAttcttttacatttacagaACACGTCTTTAAGCTTTGTTTAAACTGGAATACAACACACAGCTTGTGCTGAAGTTGTTTCGTTATAGTGCTTCTTtagtcttcttttttattttttcagaatcaGTGCATCCCTGGAAACATATTTCCCGTGGGTAGtttgtttccccctctcttccaTCCATTCCCACCATGACTCTCGTATCAACTCAAACACATTAATCACACACCAGTAGCTATCGTCATTAGTATTGTTGTTTAGCTTCAGTGCTTCTTTGTGCATCTGAGTACTCCATCGTCTGCGGAGAAATAAGCAGTAAGTGTCCCGAGAGATTCACATCACATCTGTGTTTCCTTTGCAACAGAACCTGTGGCTGGAAACGGCCCACAAGCCCCAAACAGCTACAATCATGTTGACAACAAAATGGGTGAGTTGATTTTTCTGCCACATGTCTGACTCTTTCCTCACCAACACATGGACTGTCTATATTTACAGCGTAGGGTTTCATAAAAGCTACTGTACTTGTATTTTAGACAAATATATTTTCCTCTCattttacaaactttaaataGTAAATTCTTTCTTTggtattattttaataataatagattATGGATTCTCTTCTCTATTTCtctacaaaatcacagaaatgTTAGCTCAGACACAGCCAACTATTGTGTTCTGGCATTTTTCTAATTACGTATCTCCTATTTTCATAGTTGTAAAGGATCAAGTTATAAATGGTCCTTCATTTTATGCATATCATCAATAATCCCTAGAGCACAAAACcaacttttattattatcatgagacacctcctgtctctttttttttctaagcttaaacaaaatatttgtgaCTTGTTTTTGTAGGATGAGTGTCCATTATAGAGCAAggaagtaaaaaagtgtgaaagaTAAACTTGTGCGTTGTTtggtttattgttttcattagaGGAATTAAAGTAACgagaaaaataatataataagacCATTCTTAATCCTTGCTTCTATTCTTTTCTTCCCCAGCTGGCCCTCCCCAGCCTGGACCACCAGGTCGGCACTTGGGCCACTACCCATCTCTCCCCCCTGGGTACCAGAACCCCCCAGCTCCCCACAACGCAACACCCCCCATGCACCCTGCAATGCAGGCCGCCACGCAGCCTTATACACAAGCACCTCAGCCATACCAGCAGGTGAGCGGGAAGTCATGACCTCCTGCAGACTgagcaatttaaaaacattttgcacaCCAAATTTAAAGTTCTTCTATTCCATATTTGGTGACTAAATTATTATCAGAGAATCACATTTCAAAATGAGCCTCAAAAAAGAGCTTGTGTaatcacatgaaaaaaacagatgtgctAAAGTTTCAATATCAGagtcacaaaacacactttaaaaaaaaaaaaaaatctttgtgtttCAAACTCATTGCATagataaatataataatacttgATAAAGTATGATGTCTTATTTTATATCATTCATTAGAGTGACTTTCTTCAGCTATAGGTGAGTTGGGAGAGTGTAGTTTGATCTGGTTCTAATTTGTAATGACTTTCATGTATTCTCTTCATAGATTTTTAATGGAAGAGGAAAGAGTTCTGAAGTCACTGGACTTTCACGTGGCCCAGTAAtacacttttaaatgtcagtaactGGTTTCAACTCAACAGTactagtttaaaaaacaaaatgggcCTTGAAATTTCAAATGATCTTTAAAGTATTTAGTAAAGTTACATGATGTTGGTTATGATAGCTAGGCTAGTTCCGGTGCTTCGGCTGAGGTTGAGTCTGTCTTTAGGTCTAAATGGGGCAGATTTAAAGACAGTGAGATTAATCAGATATCTATACCAGATCACCGGTGGCCAAACCTGCCAATGATTTGACACACgagttaaaaaagaaacttaTCAACAACAATGatcacttgtttgttttctttctgtcctctcagCCTCCTGTTGGCCCAGGCCCAGCCCAGCTGAGCCCGTCCCTGGCAGCCATGAGCCTCCAGTCAAGCACACCAGAGGCTCTAAGAGTGGTCAACCTGCTGCAGGAGAGGAACCTGCTGCCTCCAAGCCCAATCCCAGCCCCGACACCCTGCCTCCCACAGGACCTGCAGAAGATCAACTGCAACCCAGAGTAAGCCATGATGTGCTACAACTGACAGCATGTGCCtatttcttctctgttttctatGTTAATGTTAGTActgattttattattatgtttagTTCTTGCACTTTTTGAAAACTCTAATATTAAAGTAATATAGCATACTACTGCTGATACCGCTACCTTTACCTGATAACTCTACTCTACTCTtaacttcagtgtgtgtctttccAGGGTTTTTCGTTCTACGCTAACCAGCATCCCTCAGACGCAGTCTCTGCTCAATAAAGCCAAGTTGCCTCTAGGCCTGCTGCTCCACCCCTTCAAAGACCTCTCGGTAACATCTCAGTTCTATATTGAATATCTGCAAACATGTATTAATGCATTTACATTAACTTAAATGACCTTTTTATAGTGATCAAGGCACTCTATGCCATTTTAAGGTTAAGCTGGTAACTGCCGCTTCAGGATGAAACCACTGTGAGAATATATAGATGTTAAactgaatatgtttttattgcagatataaTTAGTATGCGTGATCAACAGAAATCTTTCCTGAATGACTTTAAAAATCATCCACAGCCtcattatgatgatgatgatgatgatgtcacttaaATAAAGATGACATAAGCAGATCAGACTGTTTCTTATGAAGAATCCTCTAAGTACCTCAGAATTTGACTAAAAGGCTTCTGGGGAAAGAGAACGAATGCCAGAACCAATCATGTGTTGTCCGGTGTTAGTTGAGGACACAGTCGTTGCACAACTTGGACAGCAACAAGAATGTCTTTACTGAAATGCAAACAAGAAAATGAGTTGGCCTAAAGGCAGTCCTCCCTGTTTTGTTCTGTGGTTTTCCATGTAGCAGCTTCCTGTGGTGACATCCAGCACCATAGTCAGGTGTCGGTCCTGCAGAACATACATCAATCCCTTCGTCTCCTTCCTGGACCAGAGGAGGTGGAAGTGTAACCTTTGCTACCGGGTCAATGATGGTAAGAAAGGGGGGGAGGAGTGATGAAAGAGAGGCTTTTGTCAGTGAGAACACTGGAGGCAGTCAGCTGGTctccataataatatttattttaaagacattttgtcGCTTTCCACTTCTAGAGAAAATGATCTTTTATTCTTCAATCAGCTGATTGTGAAAACCCCACATATTCCTGCATAAAGTTACTCTATGTTAAACAACGTTCATAAAGAATTACATTGATATCTGACTGCTGGAAGGACTATAATTATCAGTGGTATACCAGAATGTACCCTGAACCCCAGGCTGGGTTTCAAAGAAGACAGAGTGAAAGCACCAAGAAACTTTTGTTCACATACTTTCCAAGATGATTGCTAATGAAGATGTGGAAAGCTTTTAGATGTTGGTAaattgaagtcatttttaaatcataaaagcatgataaatcaCTCAATTCTGGCTCCTATACAGATTTATGCATGAAAAATTAAGTGTTTTGCATCCCATGAACAGTATTTCagaatgtttgaatatttttatgatGTTGTAATAATGTTCTAAACCACCCTCATATATCGGTCCCCACGTGACTTTAATATGATGGCTTGTGTacatacttttttattaattttttgtatttaaacagGAAGGCGTCTTTGAGATTAGGAATGTCTTTACAAGAGTGTCCGGGCCAAGACAAGCAGATGCACATTAGAACAATGTTACAGTCAAAGTTACAGAACCCAGGTCAACATTTGCTGGCTCACAGAGCAGTAACGCATCAGTTGATGCCTTTCAAGTATTTTTAATTAGCTTGCATGTACTCTTCCAAAATGTCACCCTTATGATAGTGAATAACCATTCCCATCCTTGCATTAGTTACGATCCTCCCGATAACACTCTTTTCATGCTCATGAATGTCAACTGAATTACACAAAAAGTACAACAGAGGACTATTCATTACTGTGACCTCACTCACTGGATgtgttgtgtgcttgtgtgcagtTCCTGAGGAGTTTATGTACAACCCAGTCAGCAGATCTTACGGAGAGCCCCACAAAAGACCAGAAGTCCAGAACGCCACCATTGAATTCATTGCTCCTTCAGAATACAtggtgagtttttaaaagcCTTATTGACATTGGTCCTGCATTGTGATCAGCATGCTTAGGTTATTGAAAATGTATGATTTATACCCCATTAAAGTATGAGCACAAGGCAATTTCtgaaacaaaagtaaaacacatGTTAGTGTATTACTTGTACATATtgtgcagcctgtgtgtgtgtgtgtctatattaACCTTGAGTTCTGTGTTTCTACCCAGCTGAGGCCACCACAGCCTGCTGTTTACCTCTTCATTCTTGACgtatcccacaatgcagtgGAGACGGGCTACCTGAATGTGTTTTGTCAGTCGCTGCTTGACAACATCAATGCGTATGTTCCCGTTTGGCTTGTAAACACTATTATTAAAGTTCAGGTTTCTTTTTTGATCTTTGCCCTGCGGTGTTGTAGTATTAGTCAATAGAAATAGCACATCTTCATTGTGCAGGGTTGAAATGAGtctttgtaaatattaaggtcACTCCTGTTGTCTGATTGTAagttatttaaacttgtttgtCCGTGTCCTAGGCTGCCTGGAGACTCGCGGACAAAGGTGGGCTTCATCACCTTTGACAGCACCATCCACTTTTACAACCTCCAGGAGGGACTTTCTCAACCACAGATGCTCATCGTGTCTGACATCGAAGGTGAGACACAGCCAAAGGCAAAAGCCAAATGCTCATTactgctgcagcttcacatcagctttatacacaagctACTGCAGACTAATGTATAGATAAGAAATCATGAGACACAAGGCTGTCTGAGTCTGTCAACTTGAGTACAACGTGGGTTTTAGTTATTACAGAATCTTCTGGATGTTCTGCTCTTTATGACAAACAGTTGTTCTGAGTGTATAGGCTTCAAACAAGCTACCTCATGGTagctgcagtttttaaaaatgcatctaATTAACGTGATTATAATATGAGTATGTTTATGAATGTCATTTTTGTTAAGCTAATACCTTTTGTGCTCCCACAGATATATTTTTACCAACACCAGACAGCCTTCTAGTAAACCTAAATGAATGCAAAGAGGTAAGGAGATACTACAgtgatcaaatgttttaacaGGAAGCAATATCCAGCGCCATCCACTTCTGTCTTTAAGAGTTATGAAATGTTTCAGTCACAATTTCCTTGTTCATTTTCACTGTGTAGGAATGTACATTTCTAACTACTGCATGTCTGAACCTAGTGGCCACACTGCTGAGTGACAGCAAACTGAAATCACCCCGACTGTCAGCTCTGACCTCCTTGTAGATGGAAGAAACATGaaatcagaaacaaaatgtttcctcaGGGACTAATTACATCATAAAAATGAGGCTCACtcttattggttttttttttacagcttgtaCAGGATCTGCTAAAGAGCCTGCCAACTCTATTTGAGAAGACCATGGAGACCCAGTCTGCCCTGGGTTCAGCTCTGCAAGCAGCCTTCAAGCTGCTGTCACCCACAGGAGGGCGAATGTCTGTGTTTCAGACCCAGCTGCCTAACCTGGGTGTGGGGGCGCTCCAGTCTAGAGAAGACCCCAACCAGCGGGCTTCTGCCAAGGTAGGGGCTCCGATGATGAGTGTGTAGGATtatacacagaaaaataaaagagcttGAGCCTACCCTaagattttttcatatttgtttaaaattgtGGTTGAACCTGTTAACAACAGTATCACGATTAGTTGCTTAGTGCGACAAGAAATATCCGATTCATGGTTTTATTGGTGGCTAATCATCCGTGGCTCATTGAAATTGTGAGGCTGCATCGTAAGAGGAAAGTGAGAATTATTTTTAGGAACAAAGAGTAGTTgtaaaaaaactaatttgaacTGCACTAATAAACAGCAAACAAAGCAAAGTTTCGAGGTACATGTTGAGAAAGCGCACTGATTTAGTAATAGGTCATCATGGTAAACTGATTTGTTAATGGAAGATGATAGGtaagttttttttcacatttgagtTAACATTCTCATCCTGGTGGGTTCATCTTCAGGACATCCAGTACTTATCTCCAGCAACAGACTTCTACAAGAAGCTGGCTCTGGACTGCTCcggccagcaggtggcggtcGACCTGTTTCTGCTCAGCTCCCAATACTGTGACCTGGCGTCACTCGGTAAGACTGATGGGAAAAGTTAGATTGAAGACATGAGGGGAGAGGGCTCATATGAATTTGTACATAGCACAACACAGAATACTTTTACTAGTAAAGCTGAATTCATAGTTTAGTTTCTGGTTGCCAAGTTATGGTTTATCTTATTGAAAAACAGGGggaattaattaaacatttaaagctaaCTGACCAatattgtcttttgttttcattaggaAAATAAATCAGCTGTCATCTCATTATTGTCTAAACTCTGCTCTCATGTGCCTTTCTGTATCCCAGGCTGCATATCCAGATACTCTGCAGGAAGCGTTTACTATTACCCCTCGTATCACCACCAGCACAACCCTGCTCAGGTGGAGTGCTTCCAGAAGGATCTGAAGAGATACTTAACCAGGAAGATCGGCTTTGAGGCTGTCATGAGGATACGCTGCACGAAAGGTGAAGCATTTATCTGAGTCTGCTTTCCCTGATTTGAatcttctcttttcttgtttttagttgAGTATTTTCGTCTTTTTGTCGTACCATTGTtattgatttctctctctctgtgtctctctgcaggtcttTCCATCCACACGTTCCATGGAAACTTCTTTGTGCGCTCTACGGATCTACTGTCCCTGCCCAACGTGAACCCAGATGCCGGTTTTGCAGTTCAGATGTCCATCGAGGAAAACCTAGACGACATGCAGACTGTCTCCTTCCAGGCTGCACTACTATACACATCTAgcaaaggtacacacacacacacacacacacaacaaatgcaaaactTAGGAAAAGTATTGGTTAATGAATTAAGAAATAGCATCAAAAAGTGGATGGACCTGCCAATTAACTTAATAGGAAGGatatatttattcaaaattatATGGTTACCTAAATTTCTATCTGGctatttttgttaaaataaaacacgttTCCCCTTCCAGGAGAGAGAAGGATCCGTGTCCacactctgtgtctccctgtGGTCAATTCTCTGTCAGACATCTTTGCTGGAGCTGACGTTCAGGCCATCACTGGACTGCTGGCGTGCATGGGTATGTGAAACACTGTCtgagatgggtttttttttttacacataataATACTCTGCCTGAAATCTTGATTCATGTCTGATCTTATATCTACAAGTGTCTGTACACTTGAAATGGAAGTTTCACAATTATAGTAACACTGGGTAACCAGCCATAGCATCATATTATCTCAGCCCAATAAAAATGTTAAGTTGAACATAAGgtgcattttaaaaagtttctccAGTTACCAGAActattttttgttgatttgtgcATCTTCAGTTCTCCACTGATGTTTGTTAGAACTCGTTATGttagtctgtttttcttccctgTGTAAGTTCAGCTGCAACAGGAATATGGGGATAAGATATAAATAAATTCAGTACTCTTCTCTGTTTAAGTGCTAACGATAATTTGTGGATACTTTATGACAAAGTATTTTCAACATAAATATTTCTCTTAAAGAGAACAATCAGTTTGTTGTTGATCTCTGAAATGATTCCTCATTGTTGCTTTGAACAGTATGATACAAAATCACAGCAAGCTTTTCGTCCCCCTGCTGTTATTAGCACTGACAGATGGAGATGAGTGGCAACAGCTGTGGTTGCCAAGCAACCATTGAATTCTGAGCAGTCAGATATTTGCTTGCTCAGCTCACATTCACTTAGAGAACAGACGCTGACATTTTGCTTCCTTCAAAATAACActcaaaaactgtaaaactcTAGAGAAGTCTACTGCCAATGTTAGGACACAGCTGATTATTGTACAAAACACTAAAACTCTTAATGTTGCATTGAAATAAATAAGTTATAATGCtcatataataataacataaatatTGAAAAAGTTTTTAATCAATCACGTTAAGTCCAAACATTCATACAAACACAATCCCCTCTACTTCTTACACATCATCAGAGTACATTCAGTTACTCTTATTCACAATATAATCAGTTATGGTATTTGTTAAGTTTTTGggatatttaatttaacaagaATAACTAGACAATTTATATTTTCTCATTTAGGTCGTCTTggtcagaaatgtaaaaacacgGATTCTCTAAAAACTAACATTTGTCCTCATGACAACaacatgtcccccccccccccccccctctttataGCTGTGGACCGCTCTGTGACGGCCAGTCTGAGTGACGCCAGAGATGCGATGACAAACGCTTCCATCGACTCACTGTCATCGTACCGACAGTCCGTGCTAACCATCCAGCAGCCCGGCCTGCTGGCTCCGGCCTGCCTCAGACTCTTCCCACTCTTCATCCTCGCCCTGCTCAAACAAGTAAGCTTTTCCTCCGTCTGCAAAGTTAGTTTTACACGTTGAATGAACACAAAACCTGTAATGTTGTTCTTGCAGTGACAGAAACAGTGTTTCACTCTCGGGATCAGTCTTTAGTTTGACCTTTATTGATCCtgcttcctgtgtttgtgtgtttccctgcagaAAGCTTTCAGGACGGGCACCAGCACCAGGCTGGATGACCGCGTGTTTGCCATGTGTCAGCTAAAGTACCAGCCGCTGGCCTACTCCCTGCTGATGATCCACCCGGCTCTGTACCGAATTGACGATCTGACAGATGAGGTGAGGAGGATGAAATTAGCCCTCAGCACCTTCACATTGCATTGACACAGACTTCTTTGCATGCAGgggtgaaacatttttaaacaagaaaaaaaagacatgatttATGTTATTaagttgttacttttttttccttgctTAGAGTGATTTGTGAACAAAAAGGAGAGAaattcgtttttgtttttttgttgtaagcGTTGctttaaaccttaaaaagtgTTCCATTGTGTAATGGGCTGggctgaaacacacatatttttgtttattagtTTAAGTCTCTCCATGCTACTGAGTaaacttctcttttcttctgtttccgACAACCTCAGGGAGCTTTGAACATCAATGAGCGGACCATTCCTCAGCccaggctgctgcagctgtctgtGGAGAAGCTCAGCAGAGAGGCAGCTTTCCTCATGGATGCAGGAACGGTACGAACTTTCAAACCATGGTTTTATATTCAGCCCTCTCCATAAgccaaaaggaaacaaaaaagctGATGTCAAGTACCTGATGTCTCTCTTTTCCTGAAGAAAAGTGTCTTTCTTAACAACctttttaagcctttaagtTTAATTAATAATACTTGTCTCTTTATCTGTGAGTTATTGTGTTGAATGGAGTGGTTAGAATAGTATTGTAATAGAGAAATGACTTGTAGGGTGCGTATAATTAGCATTTTTATGTAGTTATTCATATGGAATATTTATTCAagcttaaaatgaaacaaatcccCCAATAGAGATGGGCAAGTGTTCACAGTGATTGCTCTAAAAACATTCTAAGCATATATTCCCAAGTTGACTTAATATTTCTAATTCTGATCCTGAAGGTTATGTATCTTTGGATTGGGCGAAACTGCAACCCCACTTTCCTCTCACAAGTCCTTGGAGTTCCCAGCTATGCTGCTGTGCCTGATAACCTGGTAGGAAACTGTTGTCCACTTTGACCCCCATATACATTATATCTCTGCTTTAGAGTTTGGCATAATGGTCACATCTGTTTAATAGCATACATTACAGGTACATTATTAAGTATTGCATGCATCCCCCCTTGAATACAAAACCTGACCGTGTCTTTCTCCTCTCGTAGTATCTGCTCCCAGAGCTGGACACTGCCGAGTCACAGAGAACCAGAGCTTTCATTGGTTGGCTGAGGGATCAGAGGCCGTTCTTCCCCTCCCTGCATATCATCAGGTGGGCAGCTCACAATAATGTAGTAGATTGAAAGGATtgagaatgtatttatttttttattgtgccaGATAAACGGCTGTGATTTCTctttctgaaaaaaatcaaagaaataattatttaatagtTTGAATTAGAGTAAGTGTAATGACTGACTAATgaaatcaaaaaatacaaacccTGAGGTTATTtgtgagttgtgtttttttttttaagaattcagAGGCGACTTAAAAGCTTATTAAGACTTTAGTAGCATTTAGATGTGTGCAATCCCAAGATCCTAAATAGTTTCATAATAAAAATAAGGAAATCTCAGTTTTTCATTTGTCAGCAACATAATGTAAAGAGCAACAACAACTTATCTTACACTATTTTTCAATCTGTGTTCTCTTACTCTCTCAGGGACGAAAGCCAGCGGAAAGCCAGCTTTTTACAGAACATGATTGAGGACCGAACGGAGTCAGCCCTGTCATACTACGAATTCCTGCTTCACGTCCAACAGCAAATCTCCAAATAACGCTCAGTGGGAAATGTGCAAATGAGGAGACACTGAAGTGAGGACATGCATTGGCGCACGCGTGTcct carries:
- the sec24a gene encoding protein transport protein Sec24A isoform X5 — protein: MSTAGFNSQNGTGTGQAYANGPSQNPVALQQLPGVNYGMSHQPTYNPMQAKAPVPPGPGLYPVGPYQPVPPVSPYQPGPPLSSYQAPPGQPLLTRPQMAGPPSHTPPQSASPSPGPRLPPAQATPPPPAVSSSSYYQSPQQPQPMAPTWQYNTAPPPMGPPTSMNTPPRGLPANHVNPAASSTAPLPPMSSASYNSAPPASLSHSATQPPGPRMPPTSLHGYIQPGAAPQPMNPMVPNTYQPNRAPYGPPPTGPPPTMKPTSPPTGPPMANATPPPPKADEPVAGNGPQAPNSYNHVDNKMAGPPQPGPPGRHLGHYPSLPPGYQNPPAPHNATPPMHPAMQAATQPYTQAPQPYQQPPVGPGPAQLSPSLAAMSLQSSTPEALRVVNLLQERNLLPPSPIPAPTPCLPQDLQKINCNPDVCLSRVFRSTLTSIPQTQSLLNKAKLPLGLLLHPFKDLSQLPVVTSSTIVRCRSCRTYINPFVSFLDQRRWKCNLCYRVNDVPEEFMYNPVSRSYGEPHKRPEVQNATIEFIAPSEYMLRPPQPAVYLFILDVSHNAVETGYLNVFCQSLLDNINALPGDSRTKVGFITFDSTIHFYNLQEGLSQPQMLIVSDIEDIFLPTPDSLLVNLNECKELVQDLLKSLPTLFEKTMETQSALGSALQAAFKLLSPTGGRMSVFQTQLPNLGVGALQSREDPNQRASAKDIQYLSPATDFYKKLALDCSGQQVAVDLFLLSSQYCDLASLGCISRYSAGSVYYYPSYHHQHNPAQVECFQKDLKRYLTRKIGFEAVMRIRCTKGLSIHTFHGNFFVRSTDLLSLPNVNPDAGFAVQMSIEENLDDMQTVSFQAALLYTSSKGERRIRVHTLCLPVVNSLSDIFAGADVQAITGLLACMAVDRSVTASLSDARDAMTNASIDSLSSYRQSVLTIQQPGLLAPACLRLFPLFILALLKQKAFRTGTSTRLDDRVFAMCQLKYQPLAYSLLMIHPALYRIDDLTDEGALNINERTIPQPRLLQLSVEKLSREAAFLMDAGTVMYLWIGRNCNPTFLSQVLGVPSYAAVPDNLYLLPELDTAESQRTRAFIGWLRDQRPFFPSLHIIRDESQRKASFLQNMIEDRTESALSYYEFLLHVQQQISK
- the sec24a gene encoding protein transport protein Sec24A isoform X6 yields the protein MSTAGFNSQNGTGTGQAYANGPSQNPVALQQLPGVNYGMSHQPTYNPMQAKAPVPPGPGLYPVGPYQPVPPVSPYQPGPPLSSYQAPPGQPLLTRPQMAGPPSHTPPQSASPSPGPRLPPAQATPPPPAVSSSSYYQSPQQPQPMAPTWQYNTAPPPMGPPTSMNTPPRGLPANHVNPAASSTAPLPPMSSASYNSAPPASLSHSATQPPGPRMPPTSLHGYIQPGAAPQPMNPMVPNTYQPNRAPYGPPPTGPPPTMKPTSPPTGPPMANATPPPPKADAGPPQPGPPGRHLGHYPSLPPGYQNPPAPHNATPPMHPAMQAATQPYTQAPQPYQQPPVGPGPAQLSPSLAAMSLQSSTPEALRVVNLLQERNLLPPSPIPAPTPCLPQDLQKINCNPDVCLSRVFRSTLTSIPQTQSLLNKAKLPLGLLLHPFKDLSQLPVVTSSTIVRCRSCRTYINPFVSFLDQRRWKCNLCYRVNDVPEEFMYNPVSRSYGEPHKRPEVQNATIEFIAPSEYMLRPPQPAVYLFILDVSHNAVETGYLNVFCQSLLDNINALPGDSRTKVGFITFDSTIHFYNLQEGLSQPQMLIVSDIEDIFLPTPDSLLVNLNECKELVQDLLKSLPTLFEKTMETQSALGSALQAAFKLLSPTGGRMSVFQTQLPNLGVGALQSREDPNQRASAKDIQYLSPATDFYKKLALDCSGQQVAVDLFLLSSQYCDLASLGCISRYSAGSVYYYPSYHHQHNPAQVECFQKDLKRYLTRKIGFEAVMRIRCTKGLSIHTFHGNFFVRSTDLLSLPNVNPDAGFAVQMSIEENLDDMQTVSFQAALLYTSSKGERRIRVHTLCLPVVNSLSDIFAGADVQAITGLLACMAVDRSVTASLSDARDAMTNASIDSLSSYRQSVLTIQQPGLLAPACLRLFPLFILALLKQKAFRTGTSTRLDDRVFAMCQLKYQPLAYSLLMIHPALYRIDDLTDEGALNINERTIPQPRLLQLSVEKLSREAAFLMDAGTVMYLWIGRNCNPTFLSQVLGVPSYAAVPDNLYLLPELDTAESQRTRAFIGWLRDQRPFFPSLHIIRDESQRKASFLQNMIEDRTESALSYYEFLLHVQQQISK